The DNA window TCGGGGAGATGTCAATGATGCCAAGCGGCGGAATGACGCGCCGAAACGGCTCCAAATACGGCTCGCAAATGGCGGCAAGCAGCTGGCCAAACCGCGTCTCGCGGGCGTTCGGAAACCATGACATTAAAATATAAATGATCAACGCATATGAATATACTTGAATGAGCGTCGTCAAAAACGTAAGCACATAATCCAACGGCTACCACCTCTTCATCGGTCTGTCATCCTCGCCGTCAAGCGAAATTGCGCCGCTGACGTCGACGTTTTCCGGCGTGCATAAAAAAATTTTCGTGCCGACTTGCTGAATGTCGCCGCCAATGGCATACACGGTGCCGCTTAAAAAGTCGACGATCCGCTTCGCCTGCTCATGCTGGATGCGCTGCAAATTGACGATGACCGCCCGCCGGCTTTTCAAATGGTCGGCAATCTCTTGCGCCTCGGCATACACCCGCGGCTCGGCGAGCACGACCTTCGCCGATTTTTGCACGCTTTGCAAGCTGACGACATTCGCCTTGTTTGCCGCCTTCAGCGGCGGCGCCTCCTCTTCCGGATGCGGCGCTTCATATTCCTCTTCATAGTCTTCGTAGTCTTCCTCTAAAAAATAATCGCGAAATTTTTTCATCAATCCCACCGGTCTCACCTCCTACATTGATCCGACAAGTGCGCTGCCGATGCGTACAAACGTCGCCCCTTCCTCGATCGCGATCTCATAGTCGTTTGACATGCCCATCGACAGCTCGGTGCATGGCGCATGAGCCAAATTTAACGCCTGAACGCGTTCTTTAAGCGTTCGCAATCGGCGGAAACAGGCGCGCAATATGGCTTCATCCTCCGTATGCGGCGCCATCGTCATCAACCCGATCACTTCAATGCGCGAAAACGAACGAAGCTGTTCGATAAACGGGACCGTCTCCTCAGGGGCGAGCCCGTGCTTCGTCGCTTCGCCTAATACGTTCACCTGCACAAAACATTTCACCGGACGCACCGCCCGCTTTTCGATCTCCTTCGCGAGCGACAGGCGGTCAAGCGAATGAATGTAATCGACTTTATCGATAATCTCCTTCACTTTGCGCGACTGAAGCGTCCCAATAAAATGCCACGTCGCTCGCTTCCCGATCGCCTCGTACTTTTCGAGCAGTTGGTCGGAACGGTTCTCGCCGAGGTCAGCGATGCCGGCGTCAAGCACTTCTTGCGCCCTTGCCGCATCAATATATTTCGTTACAGCTACGATGTGTACGTCGGCCGGATCGCGGCCAACGCGGGCGCAAGCCGCTTCAATTTGCCGGCGAATGGCAGCCAAGTTGTCGCGCACCGTCATGATCATTCCTCCCTTCGGCCGATGAACGCCAGCATCCGTCCTGTCGTCCCGCGATCGCGGCGGTGGGAAAAAAACAACGTCTCCTCACAGCTTGTACAGCGTTCCGACACGTAAATATGGCTGTCCGGAACGCCGGCAGCGATAAGCTGCAGCCGATTCGCCTCCTTTAAGTCAAGCGCATATTGCCTTGGGCTTGTTTCGCGCCATGGCAACGGGCTGCCTGCAGGAAGGATCGAGCGCAAACCGTTGATCACCCGATCATCGACCGTGTAGCAGCACGGGCCGATGGCTGGCCCGATGGCAGCATACATATCAGTGGGCGCGATGCGCTCTTGCTCCTGCCAAAGACGCACCATATTTTTGGCGATGCCGCCGGCCGTTCCCCGCCACCCGGCATGGGCAAGGCCGACCAAGCCGGCCGCTGGAGCCAGAAAATAGACAGGTACACAGTCAGCAAAACAAAGTGCAAGCAACACTCCCGCTTCGTCCGTATACAATCCGTCAGCGCCCCGAATCGCTGCGGCGAAGTCGTGCGCCCCGTTCCCCCGGTCGCTTTTTGTCACTTTCCGAATCACGGCGCCGTGCACTTGCTCACAGCATACCCAATCATCGAGCGGAAAAGCGAGCCATTCCGCCAAGCGGCGCCGGTTGTTGACGACAGCGGTGCGGTCGTCGCCAACATGCAACCCCATATTCAACGAAGCGAACGGCCCTTTGCTTTCTCCGCCTTGTTTCGTCGTCATCCCTGCGACGGCTCCGGCGAACGGGGATGCCCCGCAGCGGAGCCATCCGTGGGCCATTTGTTGAAAAATGTCCGGCATTCGCGTCAACCTCACGCTTTTTTTGTAGATTTTTATCACTTTTTTTCCTATTTTATCATAGTTTGCTTAAACGTGATAACCTTTATTTGCAATTTTGTCGAAACATTCGTGGCATCACGCCGTCTCCTCGCTTCAGTCCGTATCGTGAAGGCGGACTAAAATGACATCGGTCCCGATTTTGACGATGTTTTGCCACGGAATGACGACCGCTTCCTCACGCCCGAACAGCCCGAGCACCTTTCCGGCGCCTAAAATAATCAATGAACGAATTTTTCCTGTATCGAGATCGATGTCAATATCCCCGATATTGCCGAGCTTTTTCCCATTGGCCACATTGACAACATCTTTCGTCTGAAATTCGGAAATCCTCATCACGGTTCATTCCCCCGCCTTTCCTCTCCTCTTTTTCATCTATATGACACCGCCAAACCGGTTATGTGCCAAAGAAAAAAGGCTGCTCCAGCAGCCGCTCACACTTGGATATTTTTATTCATTTGCCGGATCGCTGCTTTTTCCAGCCGCGATACTTGCGCCTGGGAAATGCCGATTTCTTCAGCCACTTCCATTTGTGTTTTCCCTTGGAAAAACCGTTTGCGGATGATCATTTTTTCGCGCTCATTTAACCGCCTCAAGCCCTCTTTCAATGCGATTTCTTCAATCCATTGGCTGTCGCGGTTGCGCTCGTCGCTCAGCTGATCCATCACATAAATCGGGTCGCCGCCGTCATTGTAAATCGGTTCGAATAATGAAACCGGATCTTGAATGGCATCAAGGGCAAAAACGACTTCTTCATGGGCGACGCCAAGCTCTTTCGCGATCTCTTCCGTCGAAGGCTCTTTCGCCGTCTCGCTCATGAGCCGCTCCCGCACTTGCAGCGCTTTGTAGGCGATGTCGCGCAGCGAACGCGAGACGCGGATCGGATTATTGTCACGCAAATAGCGGCGGATTTCGCCGATAATCATCGGCACCGCATAGGTGGAAAACTTGACATTTTGATTTAAATCAAAATTATCAATCGATTTCATAAGTCCGATGCAGCCGACTTGAAACAAATCATCAACAAACTCGCCGCGGTTGTTAAAGCGCTGGATGACGCTCAACACGAGGCGCAAATTGCCGTTTACTAATTTTTCTCTCGCTTCCAAATCCCCTTCATGCATCCGTTGAAACAGTTCGCGCATTTCTTCATTTTTGAGGACGGGAAGCTTTGAAGTATCCACGCCGCAAATCTCGACTTTGTTCCTCGTCAAGTTGTTCCCTCCCATCAGGAGATGCTAAGTCGTCAGTTTTCAGTATCTCCTTGGGAGGGAAAAATATGCACAGCCCGTCCGCGCCGAAAAAAGCGGCGGAGCATCCGCCCTCGCCGCCAGCTACATCATTTTATTGAATTCTTTGCGCAACCGTTTAATGATCCGCTTTTCAAGCCGCGATATGTACGATTGCGAAATGCCGAGCAAATCGGCGACATCTTTTTGCGTTTTTTCTTCACCGCCGGAAAGGCCAAAACGCAGTTCCATAATTTGTTTTTCGCGGTCGCTCAACTGGCGCAAGGCGTTCAGCAGCAGGCGCCGATCAACGTCCGCTTCCAAGTCTTTCGTAATCACGTCGTCTTCCGTGCCGAGCACATCGGACAGCAGCAGTTCATTGCCGTCCCAGTCAATATTCAACGGCTCATCAAACGACACTTCCGCCCGCACTTTGTTGTTGCGTCGCAAATACATTAAAATTTCGTTTTCAATGCAGCGCGACGCATATGTCGCCAGCTTGATCTTCTTCTCTGGGTTGAATGTGTTGACCGCCTTAATGAGGCCGATCGTTCCAATGCTGATCAAATCTTCAATGTGAATGCCGGTGTTTTCAAATTTGCGCGCGATGTAAACGACAAGGCGCAAGTTGCGCTCGATGAGCAGCGACCGCGCCGTCTCATCGCCGGTTGCCAACCGTTCGATCAGCCGTTCCTCTTCCTCTTTCGTCAGCGGCGGAGGGAGCGCTTCACTGCCGCCGATATAGTAAATCTCATCCGTCTTCAAACCGAGCTTGGCAAGGAGCTTATACAACCAATACATGAAGCGAAGTTTCCACCTTTTCATCAAAATCCCCCTTCTAAACGGATAAAAAGCGAGTATGATATAGTAACGAACTACGAAGCGGTCAGTTTTCTTCCCGCCTGCACCATTTTCGGATGAACGATGCAGTCGTACTCCCCATCGACCGATAGCGGATCGGCGCTTAAGGCGACGAGCCCTTGTTTCACCTCAAGCCATTGATCTTCATACAAAAGCAGCATGCGGTCCGGCTTGACCGCCATCATCATTTGCGGGCCGCTCCCGATCGCGCGGTACGGAATGAGGCGGAGGCGATGGGCCCACTGCCTGGGCGGATCGTCAAACGTCATGGCCGCCATGTGCATCGTCAGCTCCTCGGGCAGCACTTCCTTTGCTTTTTCTCGGTCAACAACCATCACCGGCGTTTTCGTCACCGGATCGAACAGCTGGTTGCCGCTGTCAATGAGCCCGCGCAGCGCCAGCGGCCGGCCCTCCCAGACAACGATGACATCGATAATATGTTCAAAACGCAGTTTTTTCTCACGAATATTTTCCACACGATGGCGGGAAAAGAGCCATAAAGCCGGGAACCCGATCACGACAAACAGCCAGCTGACCGGATCGCCCGCCCCAGGGGGCACCATCAACCATTCTTGCTGAACGGACAGCTGCGGCGCGAACAAATAATGAACTGCCAGCATGCCGCCGCCGACCGCGAACGTGGCAAAGTAAAACGCCAGCATGTTCTCGATTATATAGCGCGGCCGCTTAAAGCCAAAAGCAGCGAGCACGATCAAGACCGACACAGCCACTTTCACAAGCGGATGCTGGGCGATGGCGGAAAACGGGGTAAACAGCAACACGACAAGCAGCGAACCGATCAACGCCCCAGCCAACAGACGCCACCAGACGATCGGCCGCTTGAGCATGAGCGCCGTCAGCCAAAGAAGCAATGCGTCAAAACAGACGTTCAACAGCCAAATCACATCGACGTAAACGACCAAACGGCAAGCCCCCTCCCCCGCCCACATTGGCTTTGTCTGAAACAAGTATATAGCACCTTACGAGGGAAAGTCTGTCAATCGGTGATGGTGAAAAAAAGGATGTTTTGTCAAAGCGTGAGGAAATACGGCGGATCCATCAGACCGGGCGCAACTAGGCGAGGGGAAAAACGTGATGTCAATAAAAACAGGCATGAACAAACCAGTTGTTCATGCCTGTTTTCAGCTTAACGGCGGCGGTTGCGGTTGCGCAAGAAGGCTGGGATGTCAAGCGGATCTTCTGCTTGCCCCGAACGGAGCGCCGCATAGTCTTGTGCCGGCTCTTCGCGCTTTTCCCGTTTCGCAGCGGGCGTCACTTTGGGCGCAGTGCTGATGCCGACGCGCGATGGCCGCGGCTGCGAAGCAACGTTTTCGTTAAACCCAGTCGCGATGACCGTGACGACAATTTCGTCTTTTAAGTTTTCATTGATGACCGAGCCGAAAATCATGTTCACTTCTTGATCGGCTGCCGAAGCGACGATGTCAGCCGCTTCCTGTACTTCGTACAAGCTTAAGTTCATCCCGCCGGTGATGTTCATGAGCACACCTTGCGCCCCGTCAATGGACGTTTCCAACAGCGGGCTGGAAATCGCCTTTTTCGCCGCCTCTGCAGCCCGGTTTTCGCCGCTGGCCACCCCAATGCCCATCAACGCTGAACCTTTGTTCGACATGATCGTTTTCACGTCAGCGAAATCAAGGTTGATGAGCCCCGGTACAGCGATCAAGTCGGAGATGCCTTGCACCCCTTGGCGCAGCACGTTGTCCGCCTCGCGAAACGCCTCGAGCATCGGCGTATTTTTATCGACGATTTCAAGCAACCGGTCGTTCGGGATGACGATCAGTGTATCGACCGCTTCTTTCATGGCGGCGATGCCGCTTGCGGCCTGCGTCGCCCGTTTCCGTCCTTCAAATGTGAACGGACGCGTAACGACGCCGACCGTCAGCGCTCCTAATTCGCGCGCGATTTGGGCGATGACCGGCGCCGCGCCTGTTCCTGTGCCGCCGCCCATCCCGGCGGTGACAAACACCATATCCGCGCCGCGGAGCGCTTCTTCAATTTGTTCTTTGCTCTCTTCCGCCGCTTTTTTTCCAACTTCCGGGTTCGCGCCTGCACCCAAGCCGCGCGTCAGCTTCGCCCCGATTTGCAGCTTCGTCGGCGCCTTCGACAAGTTGAGCGCCTGCGCGTCCGTGTTGACCGCAATAAACTCCACGCCTTGCACTCCGTGTTCAATCATCCGATTGACGGCGTTGTTGCCGCCGCCCCCGACCCCAATCACTTTGATCGTTGCTAACTGATCGACTGTTGTATCAAACTCCAACATGGCCAAATCCTCCTAAATTTCAATCTCTATTCAAAGAAAGACCCGAAAAATTTCTTGACCTTCTTCCCAAAATGGTCTTCTTTCTTTTTTGGTTTCGGCTGCTGTTTTTGCGCGGGGCGCTCGACCGGCTCTGCCGCAGCGGCAACCGGAACTGTTTTTCCTTGCAGCTGCGCCTGCCGATAGGCGAATTTGAGCAAGCCGACGCCGATCGTATATTGCGGGTCGCGCACCCCGATATAATCCGGCATGGCGACACGGACGCTCGTCCCTAAGACGACGTGCGCCAGCTCCAACACTCCTGGCATATTCGCCACGCCGCCCGTCAGCACATAGCCGCCTGGAAGGTCGCGAAACCCGAGCCGGCGCACTTCATGCTGAACCATTTGCAAAATTTCCTCCAGCCTCGCTTCAATAATGTCGGCGATCTCAAGCTGGCTGAACTGCTGGTGTTGATCGGTGCCCATGATGGGCACGGTGAATACCTCTTCTTCCGAAGCGTAATCGTAGAATGCATGCCCATGCTTCAGCTTAATTTTTTCGGCGTCTTCTGTTGTCGTGCGCAACCCGATGGCCAAATCTTTTGTAATATGCTCCCCGCCGACTGGAAGCGACGATACAGCCTGCAGCCCGCCTTGCTCAAAGACAGCAACCGTTGTCGAGCCGCCCCCGAGGTCGACGAGCGCGACGCCTAAATGCCGTTCGTCATCGGATAACGCAAGTGAACCGGCCGCCAACGGTTGAAGGCAAATATCGCTGATTTCCAAGCCGGCCCGTTCCACGCAGCGAAGGAGATTATGTAAAACCGTCTTCGCTCCGGTTACCATTGTCCCTTCCATTTCGAGACGGACGCCAAGCATGCCGCGCGGATCATGGATGCCGTCTAGTCCATCAACGATAAACTGGCGCGGAACGATCCCGATAATTTCCCGGTCCGGCGGGATGGAAACGACTTGCGCGGCATCGATGACGCGAGCGACATCCTCGTCGCCAATTTCGCGATTTTCACTTGCGACAGCGACGATGCCATGACAGTCATGGAGCTGAATATGGCCGCCTGCCACCCCGACGATCACGCGGCGAATCGACAGGCCGACCATCCGCTCTGCTTGCTCGACCGCCCGCTTGATCGAGTGCACTGTTTTATCTATATCAACAATCGCCCCTTTTTTGAGCCCTTCCGCTTTTACATTGCCTACTCCGATAATGTTAATCGAGCTGCCTAACATCTCCCCAATGATGACTTTGACGCTCGATGTCCCGACATCCAGGCTAACGACGATCTCATTGCTGCTCATCTTTTGGCATCTGCCTACTAAAAACCCGCCGGTGTCGGCCGGCGTTTCAGTAAGCAGCGACACCTCCTTTTTCGGCTGAAATTTCTCGATCCATCTCTTTGTCTATTTGTCTATGTCCAGTTTGTGAATTCCGCAAAAACACCACATTTTGTTTTACTCCATATAATTCAACATGCCAAAAGACTTTCCCTGTCTTTTGCTTAACTTTTTTCGCGATTTTGCCGCCGCTCCGCCCATTCGGCAAGCCAAAGGCGGCGGATGATGGCGATGTTTTGAAAAAGGCGGACACCGAACGCAAACACGGCCGCTAAATACAAGTCTACACCAAGATGTACACCAAGAAAAGTTAAAGTTGTGGCAAGGAGAATGTTGAAAAAAAACCCGGTTATAAATACAAGTTCGTCGTATGTCCCCTGTAAATGGGCGCGCCATCCTCCTATTAATGTATCAAAGGCCGCCAAAATGGCAATCGACAAATAATTGGAATATTCATCGGGGACTTCCCAGCCGGCAAGAACGCCGATGGCAAACCCGAGCAACAACCCGAGAAGCGGGAGCCACATGCTACTTCTCCTCCTTGCCGACGCTCGCCGTCTCCATGTATTTGATCTTCGGCCGTTCGGTTGATGGCGGAATGACGATCGCCGGTTTTGGCTTGGAAATCGAAAGCTCCAAGTTTTCGACGATGAAATCGTCGCGGATCGGCGAAACCGTTAATCCGCTATAGAGCTTGTCCGCATCGTCCGCAATCGCCTTCACCTCAACCGGCAGCTTGATTGGGCGGCGTCCGACGTTCGTCATGCCGTTGATATCGCGAATCGCCGTCCAGTTTGTCAGCCGCTCGCCGTCGATAGCGATTTCCTTTGCTCCATATTTGTTCAACTCGTTCACTAATCGTTGCAGCAGCTCCGGGGACACGGTAGCAGTGACCGGCCCGACGTAGCCGGCTGTCGAGAACGGCGCAATCATCAGGACGATGCCGCTTCCTTTCACTTCCGTCAGGCCGGCTTCCTCCCTCAGTTCAGCGACGGTCGCCTCGAGCGCCGCCCCGCCGCCCGCCTCCTCCTTCTGCCGATAATGGCGCAATTTCTCCTCGTAATCTTCGAGCTCCTCAAGCAGCTGCCGCTCGAGCTGCTGCTCTTTCGTTAAATCGGCGCGCAGTTCCCAAATGTCGCGCGTGTCACGCCCTTCCGAAGGCATCGTCGTCCGCAGCCCGACCGCAAGCATCACGCCGAACACGGCGGCAACAAAGGCAAAAGATAACCGTCTTTTTCTCTCCAATGCACTTCACCGCCCCTTCCCGCCCTCTTTTTATGGTTTTTATGGTTTGGGCGCAAATACCGGATCGAGAACGATGTCCTTTTGTTTTTCCACTTTCACATCGACATGGTCTTCGACAAGTTCGTCGATGACGCCGCCGGCCAATCCAAGAGCGGATGACAGCACGTCCGGATCGCCGATCGCCGAAATGACAAACGGAGCGGCATGCTGCGTCCCGTCCACTTCAATGACCGGGCCATTGCAGACAATGTACGAGCGATGGGAAATGCGCTGCCCATTAATAGCGACCGCTTCAGCGCCGGAAATCAGCAGTTCGTGAACGACTTTCCATACATGCTGTTCGTGAACGATGTAATCGGTAGCACTCGCTTCAGAGGGGATATAAGAGGAATCGGAAAGCGTGACTGCTACGCCTTTCCCTTTAACCCTCGCCTTTCCGACATGCATGCGCAGCTGTTCGGCCTCTTTCACCAATTCAGCCTCGTTCGACCGGTCTTCGGCCAATTTTTCTTCCCATGTGGCCAGTTCCTCTTGCTTTTCGACAAGCTGCTGCTTTAGCGACCGGTTTTCTTTTTGCAAAGCGATCAGCGCCGAGCGATACTCGTATTCCTTTTTCCACTCGCTGTCGCCCCATTGGCGGCGGGGCGCCTCCTTTTGCGCATGCTGGTACGAAAACCCGAGCATGGCGCCAAAGACAAAACAAATAAAAGTAAGGAGGACGCGGCTACGGGCTTGTCGTCTCATCGTCATCCTCCTTTTTCGTCGGTTCGTACGGAACAAAATAGCTGCCCACTTCCAGGTGAATGACTCCTTTGACGTTCCGGTCGAGCTCGGCGATAATCGACGGATAATGCGACAGCCTGTCGGCAAAGTTATGGATGGTCGCACTCACCTCATAGCCGTCGTTCATATAGACGACGACGCGGTCTTCGTACTCACTGTTCGGCTTGTAGTGAATTTCCGACATGGCGCCAAGCACCGCCGCCGGCAGTTCAGCAAGCTGCCCGGTCATTTCCGCAATGGCATCGCCGTTTTTCCAGCCGACTAATACCGGCGCATCGCTCGGAGCCGTTTTCGCCGCTTCCTGCTTTAGCAGCCGTCCGTTTTCAAGCAGCGGAAAAAACGTTTGCCGGTTATATACGTAGGCGATCCGCCGCCATTCACGGACGTGGATGGCGATCGTATTCGGCAGCCGCTTCTCCACCGTAGCTTCTTTAATTTCAGGATGACGGGCGATTTTCGCCTCGACGTTTTGTTCGTCCACTTTCCAAAAGCTTGTCCGCTTTGTGATGCCGCTCAAACTGATGATGCGCTCCGCCGGCAGATGACGGTTGCCGCTCACTTCCACATGCTTCACCGCGCTGAGCGGCGATTGAAAGTAAAGGACGCATAAGATGAACAGGAAAAAGAAGGACAAATACAAAATCAGCCGGCGGTTTGCCTTTTGGCGGCGCCGCTCTTTCAGTTTCGGCACGCGGTCCTCTAGAACGACGATCTTTCCTTTTTCCATCGCATTCACCGCTTTCTTGTCCAACGCCCGCATTCTTGCCCACGGACCAACACATTGCCGCATCGCATATAGATAAAAACAAACGGCATCTGCTGCCGTTTTCATGTTCTTTGCACTTGCTTTCATTATATCACAAATAGACTGCGAGAGAGAGCCTGTTTTTTATCCCATTTGCCGCCACTATTCGACGGTATACCAGAATGATATCAAGGCAAATAAAAGCGGCGGACAGCCGCCGCCTGCCTAGGCCTAGTAGCGGGCATGCCGGCTAATATTGAGCAGCACGCCGACCGCCATCAGCATAAGCGTCAGCGATGACCCGCCATAGCTTAAAAACGGGAGGGTAATGCCGGTGACGGGCATCAGCCCGGTGACAACGCCGATATTGATCATCACCTGAATGGCGATCATCGAAATGATGCCGAGCGCCAAAAAGCTGCCGTACAAGTCGGGAGCGCCAAGGGCGATGCGCACGCCGCGCCAGAGAAGGAGGCTAAACAAAAGAAGGACGAGCGAACCGCCGATAAAACCGAGTTCTTCAGCTAAAATCGCGAAAATAAAATCCGTTTGCGGCTCCGGCAAATAAAAAAACTTTTGCCGGCTTTGCCCAAGCCCAAGGCCGAACAAGCCGCCCGGCCCGATGGCGTACAGCGACTGGATGATTTGAAACCCGCTTCCGAGCGGATCCTCCCACGGGTTTAAAAACGACGTAATCCGCTTAATCCGGTACGGTGCCGATAAGACGAGGGCGACAAACCCGGCGAGCCCCAATACACCGAGGCCGGCAAAATGACTGAGGCGGGCGCCGGCGACGAAAATCATCGTCACACATGTCCCGACCATGACGGTGCCCGTCCCTAAGTCCGGCTGCAGCATGATCATGCCGAAGGCGGCAAACACGAGCAACAGCGCCGGCAGCAGCCCTTGCTTAAACGACGTAATCTTTTTTTGATTTTCGGATAAATATTTGGCCAAAAAGGCGATCATAGCGAGTTTCATAAACTCGGACGGCTGAATGGAAAACGCCCCGACGCCGATCCAGCTGCGCGACCCGTTGCGCACCATGCCGATCCCCGGAATGAGCACCAGAACAAGCAGCACAAAACAAACGCCAAGCAGCACTTTCGACCAGTCACGCCACGTCCAATAATCGATGTTCATTACAAAAAACATCGCGATCACGCCAACGCCGGCAAACAACAGCTGGCGCTTGGCAAAGAAAAAGGAATCGTTAAACTTGTACTCCGCCCAGATGGCGCTCGCGCTGTACACCATGATCAGCCCGATGGCTAAGAGCGAAAACGTTAAAATAATGAGCAAAAAATCCGGCGCAGACTTTTTCCGCGGCAATGCCCAACACCTCTATTTTGTAAACTAGAGGGAAAGGGCTGTCCCTTTCCCTCTATTTCAACTTATGCACGGCGTGAATAAAAATGTCCCCTCTCTCCTCGAAAGTTTTGTATTGATCCCAGCTGGCACATGCCGGAGAGAGCAAAATGACATCGCCTGGCTCTGAGAGCCGAAAGGCAACCGGGACAGCCTTTTCCACATTATCGACATATTCCACCGTTTCTATTCCCGCTTCCCGGGCGACACGGCCGATCTTGGCCGCCGTTTGGCCAAACAGCACGACAGCTTTCACCCGTTGCAAGTACGGAAGAAGCGCATCAAATTCATTGCCGCGGTCAAGCCCGCCAGCCAGCAAAATGACCGGCTCGCCGGCGAATGCCGAGAGCGCCTTTTGCGTCGCTAATATGTTCGTCGCCTTCGAATCGTTGTAAAACCGCCGCCCGTTGACCTCGTCCACATACTGAAGCCGATGTTTCACGCCCGCAAACGTCGTCAACACCCGGCGGATCGCTTCATTGCCTGCGCCGGCTAGTTTCGCAGCCGCGATCGCTGCTAAAATATTTTCCAAATTGTGTTGACCGGGAAGAACGATGTCGGCGGTGCTGATGACCGGCTCACCGTTCCAATAGACGGCTCCGTCTTGGACGTACACCCCTTCACCAAGCGGCTTCGTCGTCGAAAACAGCACCTTTTGCGCCCGAACGGACGAGGCGGCGTCCATCACAATGGGATCATCCGCGTTCACAACGGCGTAATCGCGTTCCGTCTGGTTGCGGAAAATATTCGCTTTCGCCGCCACATACGCCGCTTTCGTCCCATGGTAATCCAAATGGGCGTCAAAAATGT is part of the Geobacillus sp. 46C-IIa genome and encodes:
- the ftsZ gene encoding cell division protein FtsZ, whose amino-acid sequence is MLEFDTTVDQLATIKVIGVGGGGNNAVNRMIEHGVQGVEFIAVNTDAQALNLSKAPTKLQIGAKLTRGLGAGANPEVGKKAAEESKEQIEEALRGADMVFVTAGMGGGTGTGAAPVIAQIARELGALTVGVVTRPFTFEGRKRATQAASGIAAMKEAVDTLIVIPNDRLLEIVDKNTPMLEAFREADNVLRQGVQGISDLIAVPGLINLDFADVKTIMSNKGSALMGIGVASGENRAAEAAKKAISSPLLETSIDGAQGVLMNITGGMNLSLYEVQEAADIVASAADQEVNMIFGSVINENLKDEIVVTVIATGFNENVASQPRPSRVGISTAPKVTPAAKREKREEPAQDYAALRSGQAEDPLDIPAFLRNRNRRR
- a CDS encoding YggS family pyridoxal phosphate-dependent enzyme yields the protein MTVRDNLAAIRRQIEAACARVGRDPADVHIVAVTKYIDAARAQEVLDAGIADLGENRSDQLLEKYEAIGKRATWHFIGTLQSRKVKEIIDKVDYIHSLDRLSLAKEIEKRAVRPVKCFVQVNVLGEATKHGLAPEETVPFIEQLRSFSRIEVIGLMTMAPHTEDEAILRACFRRLRTLKERVQALNLAHAPCTELSMGMSNDYEIAIEEGATFVRIGSALVGSM
- the sigE gene encoding RNA polymerase sporulation sigma factor SigE, with the translated sequence MKRWKLRFMYWLYKLLAKLGLKTDEIYYIGGSEALPPPLTKEEEERLIERLATGDETARSLLIERNLRLVVYIARKFENTGIHIEDLISIGTIGLIKAVNTFNPEKKIKLATYASRCIENEILMYLRRNNKVRAEVSFDEPLNIDWDGNELLLSDVLGTEDDVITKDLEADVDRRLLLNALRQLSDREKQIMELRFGLSGGEEKTQKDVADLLGISQSYISRLEKRIIKRLRKEFNKMM
- a CDS encoding YlmC/YmxH family sporulation protein, producing MMRISEFQTKDVVNVANGKKLGNIGDIDIDLDTGKIRSLIILGAGKVLGLFGREEAVVIPWQNIVKIGTDVILVRLHDTD
- the pgeF gene encoding peptidoglycan editing factor PgeF yields the protein MPDIFQQMAHGWLRCGASPFAGAVAGMTTKQGGESKGPFASLNMGLHVGDDRTAVVNNRRRLAEWLAFPLDDWVCCEQVHGAVIRKVTKSDRGNGAHDFAAAIRGADGLYTDEAGVLLALCFADCVPVYFLAPAAGLVGLAHAGWRGTAGGIAKNMVRLWQEQERIAPTDMYAAIGPAIGPCCYTVDDRVINGLRSILPAGSPLPWRETSPRQYALDLKEANRLQLIAAGVPDSHIYVSERCTSCEETLFFSHRRDRGTTGRMLAFIGRREE
- a CDS encoding cell division protein SepF, producing the protein MGLMKKFRDYFLEEDYEDYEEEYEAPHPEEEAPPLKAANKANVVSLQSVQKSAKVVLAEPRVYAEAQEIADHLKSRRAVIVNLQRIQHEQAKRIVDFLSGTVYAIGGDIQQVGTKIFLCTPENVDVSGAISLDGEDDRPMKRW
- the sigG gene encoding RNA polymerase sporulation sigma factor SigG yields the protein MTRNKVEICGVDTSKLPVLKNEEMRELFQRMHEGDLEAREKLVNGNLRLVLSVIQRFNNRGEFVDDLFQVGCIGLMKSIDNFDLNQNVKFSTYAVPMIIGEIRRYLRDNNPIRVSRSLRDIAYKALQVRERLMSETAKEPSTEEIAKELGVAHEEVVFALDAIQDPVSLFEPIYNDGGDPIYVMDQLSDERNRDSQWIEEIALKEGLRRLNEREKMIIRKRFFQGKTQMEVAEEIGISQAQVSRLEKAAIRQMNKNIQV
- the ftsA gene encoding cell division protein FtsA is translated as MSSNEIVVSLDVGTSSVKVIIGEMLGSSINIIGVGNVKAEGLKKGAIVDIDKTVHSIKRAVEQAERMVGLSIRRVIVGVAGGHIQLHDCHGIVAVASENREIGDEDVARVIDAAQVVSIPPDREIIGIVPRQFIVDGLDGIHDPRGMLGVRLEMEGTMVTGAKTVLHNLLRCVERAGLEISDICLQPLAAGSLALSDDERHLGVALVDLGGGSTTVAVFEQGGLQAVSSLPVGGEHITKDLAIGLRTTTEDAEKIKLKHGHAFYDYASEEEVFTVPIMGTDQHQQFSQLEIADIIEARLEEILQMVQHEVRRLGFRDLPGGYVLTGGVANMPGVLELAHVVLGTSVRVAMPDYIGVRDPQYTIGVGLLKFAYRQAQLQGKTVPVAAAAEPVERPAQKQQPKPKKKEDHFGKKVKKFFGSFFE
- the spoIIGA gene encoding sigma-E processing peptidase SpoIIGA, which encodes MVVYVDVIWLLNVCFDALLLWLTALMLKRPIVWWRLLAGALIGSLLVVLLFTPFSAIAQHPLVKVAVSVLIVLAAFGFKRPRYIIENMLAFYFATFAVGGGMLAVHYLFAPQLSVQQEWLMVPPGAGDPVSWLFVVIGFPALWLFSRHRVENIREKKLRFEHIIDVIVVWEGRPLALRGLIDSGNQLFDPVTKTPVMVVDREKAKEVLPEELTMHMAAMTFDDPPRQWAHRLRLIPYRAIGSGPQMMMAVKPDRMLLLYEDQWLEVKQGLVALSADPLSVDGEYDCIVHPKMVQAGRKLTAS
- a CDS encoding YggT family protein — its product is MDYVLTFLTTLIQVYSYALIIYILMSWFPNARETRFGQLLAAICEPYLEPFRRVIPPLGIIDISPIIAFIVLEFATRGLYALFDILEAQF